A part of Gossypium hirsutum isolate 1008001.06 chromosome A07, Gossypium_hirsutum_v2.1, whole genome shotgun sequence genomic DNA contains:
- the LOC107935822 gene encoding NAC domain-containing protein 83, whose translation MEGQRFVVNGGIKMPIGYRFRPTDEELVVHYLKRKALNLPLPASVIPEFDVFQTDPWSLPGDVKEKRYFFSNRYGNESNNKKRKRVVAGSGYWKPIGKEKTILASGTNQVVGMRQALIFCERKPWTDTKPRWLLHQFRLVGSADETLMTKREWHGDWVVFKVIQRKRNAKKHGVICSNSQTTRAAAYMPSCIDFTGEDSSVFGPPQPTSPSSSEFTEVSPNGLLDQEESSAAVITTFLHYCMRKQ comes from the exons ATGGAAGGTCAAAGGTTTGTTGTAAATGGAGGGATCAAAATGCCCATTGGTTACAGGTTCCGTCCTACAGATGAAGAGCTTGTGGTTCATTACTTGAAGAGAAAGGCTTTGAACCTTCCTTTACCTGCTTCTGTCATTCCTGAGTTTGATGTTTTTCAGACTGATCCTTGGAGTCTACCAG GTGATGTGAAAGAAAAAAGGTATTTCTTTAGCAACAGATATGGTAATGAGAGTAACAACAAGAAACGTAAGAGAGTAGTAGCTGGTTCTGGTTACTGGAAGCCAATTGGTAAAGAGAAAACAATTTTAGCTTCTGGTACTAATCAAGTGGTTGGGATGAGACAAGCTTTGATTTTCTGTGAAAGGAAGCCTTGGACTGATACTAAACCCCGATGGCTCTTGCATCAGTTTCGTCTTGTTGGCTCTGCAGATGAAACACTG ATGACCAAGAGGGAATGGCATGGGGATTGGGTAGTTTTCAAAGTGATTCAGAGGAAGAGAAACGCAAAAAAACATGGAGTCATATGTAGCAATAGTCAGACTACTAGAGCAGCAGCCTACATGCCTAGTTGTATTGATTTTACAGGGGAAGACAGCTCTGTGTTTGGTCCTCCTCAACCTACTTCACCAAGTTCAAGTGAATTCACTGAGGTTTCTCCCAATGGATTGTTAGATCAGGAGGAAAGCAGTGCTGCTGTCATTACTACTTTTTTACATTATTGTATgagaaaacagtaa
- the LOC107935840 gene encoding glycerophosphodiester phosphodiesterase GDPD2: MALKTILHLSDLPNLDHVPEIYSTCFSKGLDLNRASSFSIPKFMVIGHRGHGMNILQSSDSRMKAIKENSILSFNSAAKFPLDFIEFDVQVTKDDCPVIFHDDFILTEENGTIFEKKVTELCLAEFLCYGPQKETGKEGKCLYRKTKDGKFVKWKVETDDSLCTLQDAFQKVEPSLGFNIELKFDDFAVYQQDHLLHILQVILQVVFEFARDRPIIFSTFQPDAAQLVRKLQNNYPVYFLTEGGASIYYDVRRNSLGEAMKVCLEGGLQGIVSEIKGVFKDPGAVPKIKDSNLSLLTYGKLNNVPEAVHMQYLMGIDGVIVDFVEEISQTVDDMIKPAKEMTTEGKGESEANSKLQFSQKELSFLLKLIPELIQF; encoded by the exons ATGGCTCTTAAAACAATCCTTCATTTGTCCGACCTGCCAAACCTCGACCATGTCCCAGAAATCTACTCCACCTGTTTTTCCAAAG GGTTGGATTTGAACAGAGCATCATCGTTTAGCATACCAAAGTTTATGGTGATAGGGCATAGAGGACATGGCATGAACATTTTACAGAGCTCTGATTCTAGAATGAAAGCCATTAAAGAGAACTCAATTCTCTCCTTCAACTCTGCTGCTAAATTTCCCCTTGACTTCATTGAATTTGATGTTCAG GTAACAAAGGATGACTGCCCTGTCATTTTTCATGACGACTTTATCCTGACTGAAGAGAAT GGTACTATATTCGAGAAAAAAGTCACAGAATTGTGTTTAGCTGAATTTCTTTGTTATGGACCCCAGAAAGAGACAGGGAAAGAAGGGAAATGTTTATATAGGAAAACAAAGGATGGGAAATTCGTTAAATGGAAGGTTGAAACTGATGATTCACTTTGTACATTACAAGATGCTTTCCAGAAAGTGGAACCTTCTTTAGGTTTCAATATTGAGTTGAAATTTGATGACTTTGCTGTTTATCAGCAAGACCATCTCCTCCATATTCTCCAAGTTATCTTACAGGTGGTGTTTGAGTTTGCCAGAGATAGGCCTATAATCTTCTCCACCTTTCAGCCTGATGCAGCTCAACTTGTTAGGAAGTTGCAGAACAATTATCCT GTTTACTTCTTGACAGAAGGTGGGGCATCAATTTACTATGATGTTAGAAGGAACTCATTGGGGGAAGCGATGAAGGTGTGCTTGGAAGGTGGTTTACAAGGGATTGTTTCAGAGATAAAAGGGGTATTTAAAGATCCAGGAGCAGTGCCTAAGATCAAAGACTCCAACCTCTCTCTCCTCACATATGGCAAACTCAA CAATGTGCCTGAGGCAGTGCACATGCAATACTTAATGGGAATTGATGGGGTGATAGTTGATTTTGTTGAAGAGATCTCACAGACAGTGGATGACATGATAAAGCCTGCCAAAGAGATGACTACAGAAGGGAAAGGGGAGAGTGAGGCAAATTCAAAGCTTCAATTCTCACAGAAAGAGCTCTCCTTTCTATTAAAGCTAATCCCGGAGTTGATACAATTCTAA